GTGATCGTGGCGCCGCGGGATCACCGTACCGGGCAGGCCTTTCCGCACCGTCGCACGCTCAGTTGGGTATACTGGTCCCCCGACGGGACGGTCTATCCGTGGAGGACCGAGGCTTGGGCCCCGGAGGAGGTTTACGAGCGGACGGGAGAGATGACCGCGGACGTTCCGCCGGGGCGTCTGCGCATCGACGTCGAAGACAGCAAAGAGCAATACGCGCCGGCGACCACGATGATGAATCTTTCCTCCGGGGAGGTAGGACGTTTCGCGCCGGTTCTCGTCCCCCGCTGAAACCGCCTCCGCCCCGTCCACCGCTCCAGAAGCGGCGGACCCAGGGGCGAAAGGGCGATCAGGTTCCTCCCGGGGGAGACGGCACCGATACCCCTGAGCGGTACACGTGCAGTGGACTGCACGTTCAAGCCGGGCCCCGTCACGGAAGGACGCCCCGACTCCGAAGCCGCTCCAGCACCCGCTCGACGCACGCCTCGACCGAAAGCTCGTAGGTATCCAGCACCAGGTCCGGCGAACGAGGCGGTTCGTACGGCGCCGTCACGCCCGGGAAGTGCGGGATCTGCCCGACCTCCGCGCGCGCGTACAGTCCCGCCGCGTCGCGCCGGCGGCAGATCTCGGGACGCGTCGAGAGGTAGATTTCCAGCAGGCGCTCCGCCCCCACGATCCGGCGCACGAGGGCCCGCTCGTCGGCCCGCGCCGCCACGAAGGCCAGAATCGCCACCGCCCCCGCGTCGTTCAGAAGCTTCGCGGCCTCCGCCACGCGGCGGAACGACTCCGCCGACCCGTGAGGATCGAAATCGGGATCCACCGCCGCCCCGAAGCGCGCATTGCCGCCGTCGAGCACCTGCGCCAGGATCCCCCGGTCGAACAGCGCCCTTTCGAGCGCAACCGCGAGCGTCCCCTTTCCCGCGCCCACGAGACCCGTCAGAAGGAGCGTCGCCGGACGGTGTCCCAGACGGCGCGCCCGCTCTTCCGGAGTCACCCGGCTCGCCCGCCGCTGCGCGTACCGGCGCAGCGACTCCTCGACCAGACGGTCCACCTCCGCCCGGCGGTCCGCCGTCTCGCGGTCCAGGATCATCCCGGCCCCGACCGTGTTGTTCGTCAGCCGGTCGATCACGATGAAGGCGCCCGTCGCGCGGTTCTTCCGGTACGCATCGAAAGCCACGGGCTCCGAAAGCTCCACCACCGCATGGCCGATCTCGTTGAGCTTGAGCTCGGAGGCCGGTTCCTGCGCGAGCGTGTTCACGTCCACCCGATATCGCAGGGCCGTCACCTGGCCCCCCAGGAGCTTCGTCGCGTGCTTGACGAAGTAGGACTTTCCGAGCTTGAGGGGCTCCTCGGCCATCCAGACGATCATCGCCTCGAACCGGTCGTCCACGTGCGGCAGATTGTCCGGATGGACGATCATGTCCCCGCGGCTGACGTCCACCTCCTTCTCGAGCGTCAGGGTCACCGCCATCGGCGCGAAGGCCTCCGGA
The nucleotide sequence above comes from Planctomycetota bacterium. Encoded proteins:
- the cysN gene encoding sulfate adenylyltransferase subunit CysN, coding for MGPPRADESSAPRDREEIVRDVREYLARHERKDLLRFLTCGNVDDGKSTLIGRLLHDSRLVYEDQLAAVRADSARYGTTGGDLDLALLVDGLQAEREQGITIDVAYRYFSTARRKFIIADTPGHEQYTRNMATGASTCDLAIILIDARHGVQTQTRRHTYIATLLGIRHIVVAVNKMDLVDYREDVFQRIRSDYEDFADRLEIPDVHFIPISALQGDNVVHPSPHMPWYRGSTLMYLLENIHIASDRNLSDLRFPVQLVSRPNLDFRGYMGTIASGIVRRGDEVVVLPSRKANRVKSIVTFDGELPEAFAPMAVTLTLEKEVDVSRGDMIVHPDNLPHVDDRFEAMIVWMAEEPLKLGKSYFVKHATKLLGGQVTALRYRVDVNTLAQEPASELKLNEIGHAVVELSEPVAFDAYRKNRATGAFIVIDRLTNNTVGAGMILDRETADRRAEVDRLVEESLRRYAQRRASRVTPEERARRLGHRPATLLLTGLVGAGKGTLAVALERALFDRGILAQVLDGGNARFGAAVDPDFDPHGSAESFRRVAEAAKLLNDAGAVAILAFVAARADERALVRRIVGAERLLEIYLSTRPEICRRRDAAGLYARAEVGQIPHFPGVTAPYEPPRSPDLVLDTYELSVEACVERVLERLRSRGVLP